From the genome of Candidatus Tectomicrobia bacterium:
GCCTTGAGCATCACCTTCCGGTCCGTGATGAACGCCCGGTCAGTCATGACCGGGTCATGGAACGGGTAACTCCACACCTGGAGCAGGGCCACCAGAATCAGGTCCACCCCGCCCGAGAGCGTCCACGTGCCGCTGGCAGCCATCTCTCTCACGCGCCCTTGCGGCAGGATCACCGCCATGATGATCACGAGGATGGCCGCGGCGAGCATCATTTGCACCACGTCCGTGACGATGCTGCTCCTCACGCCTCCCTTCAGGACATACAGCAGGACCAGCCCCGTCGCGGCCCAGGTGGCGGCGAAGTAACCCGGGCTCCCGTGCGGCCCGAAGTACTGCGCCACGACGATGGTGTTGCTCCATATCTCGTTCCAGAGGCGGATACCGATGATGAGCGAGAAGAGCCAGATCGCCTCCCGCCCGAACCGGTCCTCGAGGAAATCGTGGATGCTCCGGTACCCCTGTCCGCGCAGGCGGTAGAGCAACACCCCCGCGACCGGGAAGGCGAGCCAATAGGCCGCGTAGGCGACCCCGCCCGGCAGGCCGTAGGCCTGGCCGAGGTCCGCCGCGTTCTGAACGGACTTCGCGAAGATCCACCCGATCAGCACGCTCGAGGTGAGGAACAGGATGCTCGTCTCCCGGCTGTCCCGAGTCCTGCCTTGGAAGAATTGCTCCTCGCGGTTCCATCCCCTGGCCGTGGGCGAAATGACGAACATCGCCAGCCCGTAAACAAACAACACGACCCAATTCAAAAACGCGACCATTTCACCTCCGCCGCCAGCTCAAAACCCCCACGGAACGGCCGCCGGGCTCCTCCCCGGGAAGCCGCCCCCCACGGGGGCCACCTCTAAGGCAAATATCTGAATCTCCTTTGCGGACCGGTGATTTTCCGGCCATTGGGTCCCTTTTCGTGCTCGTCCCTGGGCATAACATTTCGCTTCCCAAATCATTCCCCCGGCCTGGAGCGGGGATATTCGGCAAGATGGCGGGGGAATGTTTCGAAATCAACCGCTGTTCAAGGAATTGAGGCGTTGAACCCAAAATTTCCGCTGGATGAGAGGATTATCCCATGTTTCTTCGTCTTGCCGCATGGTCACTGCTCGCGGGGACGCTGGCCGCAATTGGAGGGGCGCAAGCCGCCTGGGCCTCGCCGGCGGAGGAGATCGTCACGGTCCTCCCCCGGGACGCCATCCCCTCCATCGATGCGCCGCGTTTCGTCCCCGCCCGCGAAGCCCAGAAGTTCATGGCGGCCGGCGAGATGGTGATCGGCCTCGAGATGGAGGGCGAGGCCCGGGCCTACTCCGTCCCCCTGCTCAGCACCCACGAGATCGTGAACGACAGGCTCCGGGGCCGCGACATCGCGGTCACGTGGTGACCGCTCTGTTATACGGCCATCGTGTATGACCGGACCCTGGACGATAGGAAGCTGACCTTCGGCGTCTCCGGCAAGCTCTGGAAGAACGTCCTCGTCATGTACGACCGGCAGACGGGCTCCCTGTGGAGCCATCTGACGGGCGAGGCGGTTGTGGGGCCGCTCACCGGGCAGCGCCTGAAGACCTATCCAGCCGCGATGATGACTTGGTCGGAATGGCGGAGCCTTCACCCCCAAACCCTCGTTCTGGAGAAGCCGGCCGGCGGCCGCGGGATGCGCGACCCCTACGAGGACTACTACTACAGCGCGCGCACGGGAATCATCCCCGAGAAGCACCGCGACAGCCGTCTCCATCCCAAGACCTGGATCGTCGGCCTCGTCCTCGACGGGCGGGCCAAGGCCTATCCTTTCCCGGCGCTGGACCGGACCGGGGTGCTGAACGACCGCTTCGGGGGGCGGGAGCTGGCGGTGACCTATTGCAAGGAGGCCCGCTCCGGAGCGGTCTTCGACCGCCACCTGGAGGAGAAGACCCTCACCTTCGGGCCGGACCCGGCGGAAGAGGCCTCCTGCCGCTTCATGCGAGACAAGGAAACCGGCTCCCGCTGGCAGCGCCTGACGGGCGCGGCCGTCGAGGGTCCCATGAAGGGCAGGCGCCTCGCCCAGCTGACCAGCACCCAGTCGTTCTGGTTCGGATGGAAGGACTATTATCCCAAGAGCGAGGTGTTCTCCGCCGAGAGCTCCAAATAGGAGCGCGATCCCGGACGTAAACGCTGGCGCTCATCCACGGCCGGCGACCCCACTCCACACGATCCGCCACACCGGCGGAAATCATAAAAAAAAGAAGCCCGGGGGGCCTGAGCCCCCCGGGCCGTATTACGTGTTCTTTCGCCTACCAGGTGTGGCGCAGCTCATAGACGAGGCCCCACGAGTCGTCCTTGTCCGGGCCGCCTCGCGTCTGGCCGTAGTCGCCCGCGACGACGTAGGAGGCCCACGTCTGCAGGTAGAGCTGCTTGTAGATGTCCCACTTGAACCCGACCTCGATCGCCGTGCCGAAGTCCTTGTCACTGACGAAGTTCGTACCCGCAACACTCGTCGCCCTCTCCGCCGAGCGGATGAAGGCAACCCGCCCATCGAGCCTGAGGACCGGGGTCGCCTGATAGAGCACGCGAACCTCGGGCATGATCAGCCCGTTCGGCACCCTCGGGTCGCCGCTGGCGATGCCGGGGGTGTTGGGGGCGACGCCGACGCCCGTCCGGGTCGAGAGGTTGTTGGTCACGCCGCCGCCCGCGGTGCGGGCCGGGTAGATGGAGGTTTCGCGGCCGGTGAAGATGCTCGGCCCCTCGAGCCAGCCCGAGGAGGCCGGGAAGACGAAACGGCTCAGCTCGCGGTCCGGCTGCTGTGCGGTGCTGCCCGAGCCGGAGACGATCGTATCGTCGTCCCCCGACAAATAGGTGAAGTTGAACCCGACCTTCGCCTTGCCGAAGGTCAGCCAGCTGCGAAGCAGCAAGCCGTACGCCTCGATGTCGATGTCGCGGGCCCCCGCGGCGCGTGCGGCCGAGGTGGGTTGGGCCGCGTCGCCCGTCTCATAGATGCCCGTGATGTCGACGTCCAGGATGCCAATCTTGGCTTGGCCGTGCAGGGCAAGATAGTACATCTCGTAACCGGTGGTGGCGGTCGCGTTATTCGCGTTCTGGCGCGAGAGGCCGACCCAGGGGGTGATGGCGATCTGGGGGGCCGCCTGCCACTTGAGCGCGATGTAGTAGTTGTCGGCGTCGCTGGCCGCCTGGAAACCCTCGTTGATCTTGGTGGTGAAGGCGCTCAGGCTCACGGGGCCGAAGAGCCGGCCGTAGAGCGCGATGCCGTCCTGCCGGTGGATGCCCGGAGAGTCGAAGATCTCGGTGTCCGGCGAGGTGTAGTCGGTGCGGCCGATCCGCGTCCGAAGCGTGGTGCCCGGCACGGCGAAGTCGATCACCCACCGGTTGATGCCCACATTTTCGTCGGCGTTGTTGCCGCCGAAGATATTGTTGGCGCCGCCTTGAGATCCGTCGTTGTAGTCGAGCTCGTAGATGGCGAAGATTCTCCCGCCCTCGGAGGTGGCGGTGAAGCGGGGGCGGATGGTGGTGTCGTAGGCCTGGATGCCATCGTGGGTATTCTCGTTGCGGTCCAGGTCCTCCGTGGTGATACCCCGGATCCGGAAGAGACCCGTGTACTTGAAGTCGGCGGCCCCGGCCTGCGGAGCCAGCAGCAGGGCGGCGAGCATTGCCCCGGCGAGACTTGCGGCGATTCGACGCATTTGCATGGATGTTGCCTCCTGTATTTCCGCTTGAATTTCGGGAATTGCCCTAGTGGCCCGTGCGGCGCCGCTCCGCTTCCCGGTTTCGAGGACAAAAAAACCGCGCGGGACGGCAACCCCACACGGCTCACCCATGCCAGCCTTGCCTTTCACTCCGTTTCTAGCGATAGAGTTTCTCTGTCATTCACCCTCCTCTGGTTGACGGACAAAAGGCAAGGCCGTGCGGAGGTGTGGCCCCACACGGCCTTGCCCATGCCCTGGGGATCGGCGCGCCACCGATCCCCTATTGAATTTTGGGGAAAGCCGCCATGCGGCTTTCCCTGAAAATCACGGTTACGCACGGGAAACGCGGCGGTGAACAAAATATTCCCATAGGGAACGCGGCAAAATCCTTCGGACAGGCGAACTCTCACGAAAAAGGGTCACGGGAAAACACGGGGGGCGGGAGAATGCGCGAAGACTGCATCAGGAGCCTCCGCCTCCGGGATCGAGGAAAACCCAAGGATTTCTTCGCTCGGGATTGCGCACCAGCCCGCCCCACCTGACAGACAGGAAGGCGGCCAAAAAAACGGCGAAGGCGCTCCCGAGAATCAACAGAGCCAGCCACATCCCCTTTTCCTCCTCCGGCAGCAACCCGTACAGGCTGAAATCGCCCTGAGAGCCGGCTGCAAGGCGCTCTTTTGCCCTAAAAAAATCCGTGCGGAGCAGAAGCCCCACACGGCTCACCCTCGATATCATCCTTAATTTCCCCAAGATCCACGCGTCTTTGCTTACGCGGAAACCGACACCTCCTCTCTAGCGGGCAAAAGGAAAGGCCGTGCGGAGGTGTGGCCCCACACGGCCTTTCCTATGCCCTAGGGGGCCGGTGCGCTACCGGCCCCTTATTCAATTTTCAAGGAAGCCAGAGCTCGGGGCTTCCTAGGAACTCACAACGGCATCCCTGGAACATTGGAAGTAAAAAAATATTCCAGCAAAACCTCCATAGGCCGCCAGCCCCATGAGAACTTTCCTGTACCCAGGAAGGTTGCATCGACGGGGGATGGACGGGAATCGCTCGTAAGATATCGATGTTCATCACTATATGAACCGCGGCGGACGCCCCTAGGGAACAGAAGGGATCGCCGGACAACTTTCAAGAGGAGACACAAACATGCGGAAAAGATTATTCAGCCTCGCGGTGGTGATGCTAGCTCTCTCTCCGGCCATCACTTTCGGAGCCGCCGGTCCGGAGCGGACAGGCTGCTGGGAGAGGATTCGTGAGGCGAAAGCGAGCCTGAGCGGCATCGCCGGCGAATCGGAACGGAAAGCAGCGGTCAATGCCATCGTCCAGGCGGAGGTTGCGCGGAGCCGGCACGATTATAAGGCCTGCCTTGATCTGGCCAATTCGGTCATCCAAAGGGGAGAACGAGGCTAGCCATAAAGCTGCCGCCGCCGACTGTGCGTTTCGTCAGGTCCGCACGGCGGGGAATATCCGGAGCCCTTTGGGGGCGCCTCCATGAAAAGGAGGCGCCCCTGCGGGTTCAGATCTGCGTCCCGGCGTGGGCGGTGAAGATGGTGGGTTCCATCTTGGGCTTTCCGGCGAAGGCGGGATCCTGGTTCACCAAGCAGGCAAGATACTCGTCCACCGCTTCCGCGTCGGACCAAGTGGCCTTATAGGCGACCCGGCCGTCCTTCCCGACGACATAGACGAAGTTGGGCAGGTTCCCGAGCATCCCGTGGACCTTCTGGTCCATCTCGTCCACCAGGACGGCGGTCTGCATTTTCTTGATGCGGGCCAGCTCGCGGGCGTAGCCCAGCTTGTGCTCGTAGCTCTCGTGGTTCCGGATATCGGGGAAGCCGCGCTCGCCCGCGTGAGGCTCCCGCACGTAGAGGTTGAACACCATCACGTCCCGGTCCGCGTATTTCTCCTGGATTCGCTCGTAGAACGGCACCTGCCGCCGGTAGGGCGGTCAGGTGATGGCCCCGGTCGTGATGACGAGGTATTTCTTCCCCAGGTAATCCGCCATCCGGTGCGTGTTGCCGTGGATGTCCCTCAGTGCGAAGTCGGGGAAGCGCTCCCCCGGCGGGAAGACGGAGGGAAATTTTTCATAGAACTCCTTCACCCGCTTGCTCCTCACCAGCTTGATCGTCTTGATCAGGTTCAGGTACCGCCACGACCAGAAGCCGAACATGGGGCCGGGCGGTTTTCTCAGGAACTCGTTGGCTGGACGCATGATCCTCCCTTCTCCGCCGCTTTGGCGGACGTTCAGATATTCATTATAGCAAAATGAGAGAAAGAATTATTCCCCCGCCTGCGCCGTTTTCAGAACCCCATCCCGGCCAAGCCTTCCATCACCTCGCGCACCAGGCCCGGCGCGGCCGGGAGGGTTTCCTCCTCTTCCGGGGCCGGGGAGGCCGAGAGGCCCTTCCGGCCTTGCCGCTCCTTCTCGCGAGCCCAGGCCTCGCGGTCCGCCTGCCCGGCGGAGGGGCGGCCCCCGGCGCGGCGCCGGCGCACGTCCACGGCCCAGGGGAGACCCGCCGGGGTTTTCCCGGCGAGGGAGCGCAGATCGCCAACCCCCTCCTCCGGCGGCAGGTGGTCGAGCGCCCCCCGCGCGCCGTGGAAGGTGCCACCCCTCATCCAGGGCCCGAGGCGTTCGAGGATGGTGGATTCCTGGGCGAGACCGAGCTGGGCGTGAGCCGAGGCGTGCCCCGCGTTGTGCCACCAGCCGAGGGGGGCCCCGGCGAATTCCTCCAGAAGCTCCCGCGCTTCCCGATACGTGGGATAGCCCCTCACGTCCCAGGCGGTTTCCAGGCACAGCGCAAGGCCCTGGCGCTCGGCGGGCTTGAAGAGCTTTTCCAGGCTCCAGCGGGCGGCGCCGGCGATCTTCCCCGCCCGGGCGGCGCGATCGGCCAGAATCGCCTTCCCCCGCTCGATGCCCTCCTCGCTCTCCGGGAGCCGCTCCCGCCGGAAGAGATCGGCCAGCTCCGGCATGGGGTCATCCATCTCGACCCGGCCGAGGCGGAGCACCCACAGGCGGCACTCCAGGCGCTCGGCCAAAGGAAGGCAATCGAGGTGGGCGCGCAGGGCCGTCTGGCGCGCCTCCTTGTCCAGGGAGGCGAGCGGATACCCTTCTGGCGGGGCGGCAGGGGCGCCGGGCAGGCGGAAGGCGGGCGGGTGCATCGCCCAGGCCAGAAAAGAGCCGCCGGGGGGCCTGAGGGCGTTCTCGATCCCGGGCCAGGCCCAGGCGGGAATCTCGCGGTCGAGCAGGAGTGCCCCGGCCTGCGCCTCCGAGAGCGCGCGGAGCCAGTCCGATGCCGGCGCGCCCGCCGCGGCGGGCTTCGGGGGGAACAGGGGACGGAGGAAGCCGGTGTGGAGGATTAGCACTCGTCGAGGGTCTTGTTCACTTCGATGGGGCCCCGGTAGCCCGGCAGGCCCTGCACGTAGGGGCAGTCCTCGGGCAGGCCGCCCATCTCGATAATCTCGGGACCGATGGGCATGCAGAGAGGCTCGCGCTCGAAGCGGTCCGGATAGCAGGTGCAGCGGTTGTTCCCGGTGTCCAGGAAGCCGCAGGGGCTCTTGAGAAGGAGCAGGCGCTTGCCCTTCCATACCTTGTCGTAACAGCACTTGCCGCAGTGGGTGCACAGGGCCTCCCACTCCGGCGTGCCGGGAGGAGGGAGGTTCTTCTCCATCCACCGGTGGATGCGCTCGAGTTCCGCCTCCTTCCGCGTCTTGTGGAGCTTGAGGGGGACGCTCGATCCCGGAAGGCTCCGGCCGTTCGTCCTCGCCTTCGCGCCGGACGCCATTCCTTTCTCTCTAGCGGTCCTCGAAGCGGGCATTCCGTTTCTCCAAAAAGGCCCGGAGGCCCTCCTTGGCGTCGTGGCGGGTAAAGCAAAGGCCGAAGAGATCGCTCTCGAGCGCGAGGCCCGCTTCCATCCCCCCCTCCAGCCCGCCGTGGACGGCACGAAGGATGAGCTCCACCGCCGGAGCGCTCTTCTGGGCGATCTTCCGCGCCAGGGCACGCACCTCGTCCATCAGCTTGTCATCCGGGACCACCTTGTTCACGAGGCCGATGCGCAGGGCCTCCTCGGCCGGAATCATGTCCCCCGTCAGGATGATCTCGAGCGCCCGGCCCAGCCCCGCGAGCCGGGCGAGGCGCTGGGTGGCCCCGTAGCCCGGCATGATGCCCAAGTTAATCTCGGGCTGCCCGAAGCGGGCACTGGCCGCGGCATAGCGGATGGTGCAGGCCAGGGCCACCTCGCAGCCCCCACCCAGGGCGAAGCCGTTCACGGCGGCGATGGAGGGCTTCCCCAAGGTCTCCAGGCGCCGGAGCACCCCCTGGCCCTTCTGGGAGAGAGCGCGCCCGCCCGGGACATCCTGCTGGGCGAGGAGGCGGATGTCCGCCCCCGCGACGAAGGCCTTGGTCCCGGCCCCGGTCAGAATGAGCGCCTTCACCTTCGGGTCGGCGCCCGCCTGGGCGACGGCCTTCCCCAGCTCCTCCACCGCCTGGGCGTTCAAGGCGTTCAGGACCTCGGGCCGGCTGAAGGTCAGGGTGGCTACCCCGCCCTCGACCTCGTAGAGAATGCACTCGAAGCTCATCGGCGATCCTCAACCTTTACTTTAAGTTTCAGATTCCGCCCCGGAGGCCAAGAGAAAGAAATGCCCATTACGCAATGGGTTAATCAGGAAAATGTCAGATGGAACAATAATCGCATTTTCCGCTAGTTTTTGAGGGCCTCGACGATGATCGAGAGTCCCATCCCGCCCCCGATGCAGGCCCCGGCCAAGCCGTACCGGGCCTTCCGGCGGCGGAGCTCATGGAGCAGCGTCAGGGTCAGCCGCGCTCCGCTCGCCCCGACCGGGTGGCCGATGGCGATGGCCCCGCCGTTCACGTTGGTCTTGGAGCGATCGAGACCCAGCTCCTTCTCCACGGCCAGATACTGGGCCGAGAAGGCCTCGTTGATCTCGACCAGGTCCATGTCCTGGAGCGTGAGGCCCGCCTTACGAAGCGCGATGCGGCTGCTCTCGGCCGGTCCGATGCCCATGATCTCGGGCTGGCAGCCCGAGACGCCCCATGCGACGAGCCGCCCGATGGGCTTCAAGCCCCGCTTCTCGGCCGCTCCCCGGGAGGCGACCACGAGCGCGGCGGCGCCGTCGTTAATCCCGCTCGCGTTCCCGGCGGTCACGACGCCCCCCTCCTTGAAGACGGGGCGGAGCTTGGCGAGGGACTCCTCCGTGCTGTCCGCCCGGATGTGCTCGTCCCGCTCGAAGAGGACGGCCTTGCGCTTCTGCTTCACCTCGACCGGGAAGCACTCCTCCGCAAGCCGTCCGCTCTCCCAGGCCTCCATGGCCCGCTTCTGGCTGAGGGCGGCGAAGGCGTCGATGGCCTCCCGGTGGAGGTCATACTTTTCCGCCAGGTTTTCCGCCGTGATTCCCATGGGCACGTTGGCGCGACGGTCGGTGAGGGCGTTGTAGAGGCCGTCCTCCATCGGGGCCTGAAAGAGCCCGATGCCCGTCCGGCTGTTGCGGATGAGGTGCGGGGTCAGGCTCATGTTCTCGGTCCCCACGGCCAGGACGAACTGGGCGTCCCCCGTCAGGATCTCCTTTGCCCCGCTCACCACCGCCTGGAAGCCCGAGGCGCACATCCGGTTCACGCAGTAGCCGGGCTTCTCGACCGGGACGCCCGCCGAAAGGGCCACGTGGCGACCGATGTAGATCCCGTCCGCCGCCGACTGGATGACGTTCCCCACGATGGTGTGGTCGATCATCCCGGGCTCGACGCCCGCGCGCTTCATGGCCTCCCGGCCGGCGAGCGCCCCCAGCTCGGTGGCCGTCAGCTCGCGCAGGGTGCCCAGGAAGGTGCCGAACGGGGTCCGCGCCCCGCCCAGGAAGACGATCTCGTCGGAAGGCATGGCAAATTCCCTCTATTCCGGGTCGTGAGAAAGGGTTGGAGACGCTCTGCTAAGAAAAGACGATACCTTCGCCCCGGGCGGGCCGCAAGCGCCGCCTCATCCGGCGGACATCCCTCACATGAAGGACAGGGGCGTCTTCATATCCCCCCGCAAGCGCCGGGCAGCGTCCTTGGCGTAGTAGGTGAGGATGAGGTCGGCCCCCGCGCGCCGGATGGCGGTCAGCGTCTCCATGAAGGCCCGCTCGGGGTCCAGCCAGCCGTTCCGGCAGGCGGCCACGAGCATGGCGTACTCGCCCGAGACGTTGTAAGCGGCCAAGGGGAGGTCCACGCGGTCCCGGGCCCGGGCAAGCACGTCGAGATAGACCAGCGCCGGCTTCACCATGACGATGTCGGCGCCTTCGGCGATGTCGAGGTCGATCTCGCGCTGGGCCTCGCGCCCGTTCGCGGGGTCCATCTGATAGGAGCTGCGGTCCCCGAAGGCGGGGGCGCTCTCGGCCGCCACCCGGAAGGGCCCGTAGAAGGCGCTCGCGAACTTGGCCGAGTAAGCCATGACGGGGGTCTGGGTGAAGCCCGCCCGG
Proteins encoded in this window:
- a CDS encoding acetyl-CoA C-acetyltransferase; its protein translation is MPSDEIVFLGGARTPFGTFLGTLRELTATELGALAGREAMKRAGVEPGMIDHTIVGNVIQSAADGIYIGRHVALSAGVPVEKPGYCVNRMCASGFQAVVSGAKEILTGDAQFVLAVGTENMSLTPHLIRNSRTGIGLFQAPMEDGLYNALTDRRANVPMGITAENLAEKYDLHREAIDAFAALSQKRAMEAWESGRLAEECFPVEVKQKRKAVLFERDEHIRADSTEESLAKLRPVFKEGGVVTAGNASGINDGAAALVVASRGAAEKRGLKPIGRLVAWGVSGCQPEIMGIGPAESSRIALRKAGLTLQDMDLVEINEAFSAQYLAVEKELGLDRSKTNVNGGAIAIGHPVGASGARLTLTLLHELRRRKARYGLAGACIGGGMGLSIIVEALKN
- a CDS encoding sodium:solute symporter — translated: MVAFLNWVVLFVYGLAMFVISPTARGWNREEQFFQGRTRDSRETSILFLTSSVLIGWIFAKSVQNAADLGQAYGLPGGVAYAAYWLAFPVAGVLLYRLRGQGYRSIHDFLEDRFGREAIWLFSLIIGIRLWNEIWSNTIVVAQYFGPHGSPGYFAATWAATGLVLLYVLKGGVRSSIVTDVVQMMLAAAILVIIMAVILPQGRVREMAASGTWTLSGGVDLILVALLQVWSYPFHDPVMTDRAFITDRKVMLKAFALAGFFGVLFILLFSFVGIYNRAAGIGGNSTLATAAALGLPVMIIMNLMMITSATSTMDSAFASSGKLISVDLFPGTRLDRICLARWAMVALGIVGNAMVHAGPSILSATTVSGTMVIGFTPVFLLAGWKRPGPWSYYVSVGTGLAMGLSLALGLVPYRIGPGKYGPLLWVNLVGVGLCFAGYLLMAALKPSQEVKAVPRGLPASQGV
- a CDS encoding DUF3179 domain-containing protein is translated as MYDRTLDDRKLTFGVSGKLWKNVLVMYDRQTGSLWSHLTGEAVVGPLTGQRLKTYPAAMMTWSEWRSLHPQTLVLEKPAGGRGMRDPYEDYYYSARTGIIPEKHRDSRLHPKTWIVGLVLDGRAKAYPFPALDRTGVLNDRFGGRELAVTYCKEARSGAVFDRHLEEKTLTFGPDPAEEASCRFMRDKETGSRWQRLTGAAVEGPMKGRRLAQLTSTQSFWFGWKDYYPKSEVFSAESSK
- a CDS encoding DUF3179 domain-containing protein translates to MFLRLAAWSLLAGTLAAIGGAQAAWASPAEEIVTVLPRDAIPSIDAPRFVPAREAQKFMAAGEMVIGLEMEGEARAYSVPLLSTHEIVNDRLRGRDIAVTW
- a CDS encoding enoyl-CoA hydratase/isomerase family protein, whose translation is MSFECILYEVEGGVATLTFSRPEVLNALNAQAVEELGKAVAQAGADPKVKALILTGAGTKAFVAGADIRLLAQQDVPGGRALSQKGQGVLRRLETLGKPSIAAVNGFALGGGCEVALACTIRYAAASARFGQPEINLGIMPGYGATQRLARLAGLGRALEIILTGDMIPAEEALRIGLVNKVVPDDKLMDEVRALARKIAQKSAPAVELILRAVHGGLEGGMEAGLALESDLFGLCFTRHDAKEGLRAFLEKRNARFEDR